In Sphaeramia orbicularis chromosome 5, fSphaOr1.1, whole genome shotgun sequence, the genomic stretch TCTTTGGTGCATTTGAGGTACGAGCACGAGCGTAACTGGGTTGAAGGAGGGGCTGAGAGAACTGCACACTTGATTTCTCTCTTCTGAGTGAATTTGTTTACATGTGGAAAACTTTGCATTGTTTCCCCACAGACAAAGCTGTAAGTTTTATTAGTTTCTGGTTAATTCAAGTGATACTGTTTTGaagtcattgtttttaaatacagATTATAGGTGGCTTTTATTTCCTTTTGACTGTAATGAGCTGACAGTGTTCTGCTAAATTAGCTGTCCACTTTCTTCTCCTGCTGTTCTGTAAGTTCTCTCGCTTCTAATCTTGCCATCCTGGTTTTCCATCAATCTTCTCTTTCTTTCCCCTTTTACTCAACCTTTTTAAATGTCAGCTTGTGTGACCAACTCTTCCTCCTCTCACTCACTACACTCTGAAGAACGGGGTACTTGCACATCTGCTACTTAGCTCTGGAATCAGACTTGCCACTGGATCAAGGAATGATAGGCTGTTGACTCGTTTCCTTTGGATGTGTGAAGTCAGTAACACTGGTTCTGCCACAACCAGGACATTACTATCAAGAACAGTTCATTTGGAGTTGCGACCCTGCCCACTGGGCCAACCGGATCCTGTTATCCTGGTGGCTTTTCCCACTGCAGAAGAATAATCTATGAACTGAAATAACATACTTGAAGAGCAGTTAAAATGCTCAAAGACTCAGTGCTTCCGTACTGTTTCTATTAGTGACAATGAAATAGTAActttttagttgatttttttattttttaaaaacaaataaatttgctGTTTAAAAGGTGAAATTGTGTAAGAAAAAACATTTGTTCTTAGCAGAAATGTGAATGTTGGAATCAAGTGATTATGCCTACATAATGTGTTTTATAACATGTCTCATGATCCACAAAAACATGTAATTCAATGAGAGTAGTTCACTCTTCATACTGTAACTCTGAAAGCACTAAGATGCTATTTTGACATTGTACATCTTCATGTTTCTTCCTACTTTATCACCTCACATAGGTAACATGTCagcttgacaaaaaaaaactgaatgttCCAGTATTTTGTCAGATTTTTACAAAATGCACTTCATAAACTAGGTCAATTGTAACATGGATCAGAAAGTCTTAGTTTATGAAACCCAAGATGGCTTGCACTGCATTAAATGTCAAAGTAAAACCAATGAAGACAGAACCTTGCAGGTAAGTTTGTCAAGCGGACACACTTCTGAGGGCAGATTCGTGAAGGTGTGTAGTGCAAAGAGTTGATATTAGTAAGAGAACATACGAAAAATCATAGAATTATGTTTCCTTAAGATTTCCCTGTAAGTGTAAGACTAGACCCCAGTAAAGATAAGTCACTCTCAAAACATCTTTACCCTTAAATATGCAGGGGGGGGGACTTTTAAAGAGGCCTAAGAGTTAAGCAGAGATGATGGCAAAAGAGAAAAAGGCTGGGGTAATGTGAAAACGAAGGCAAACTAAATTGAGcagtataaaaataattttaaagaattaaaaaattaagTATAATGTCCAATGCAGCGTGAAAGAAAGGTGAAGAAGAATGTCAGGTAAAATGAACTTTCAAATCTATTGTTTCCAGAAATTACCCCATTATTTTATCATACCTATTCAGCATCTAGAAATCAGGCCCATCCTCAAACTGAAAGACACTACAACTAGTCAACTCAAGAGTGAATGTACTTGCACACTTTTACAGCCAAAAGTAGAgggaaagtaaaaataaaacctggaaaaacaaaagtaaaactcaAACTCAGCTACGCCCATGTTTTCAGACATTTTGTAGATGACTGTAGGTGTATGACATAGGAAATAGATTGCCTGTGTATATTCTATTAAAAAGGTCTCCACCTCCAACTAGGCAAGTAGTTCAGTAGATAATTACTGCAATGATTAATACATTTCAGCAATGTCATGTGTCCAAAAAATGTTGTCAGCCATCTGCCTGAATATAATGAATGACCCAGTCTGAACTGTATTCTTCCCTGACAACACCAGGTTTCATCAGGCTGAAATTGTGAGAGTGGTTCTGGGAATATGACAGTCACCCATGGATTGACCACCCCAGAGTTCAGATCTGAACCACGTTAAGAAGCTTTAGGATATAACAGGAGACTTTACACAGTCATCCAACTCTCCCATCAATACAAGATACTGGTGAAAAAGTAATACAACCTCTAGAAGAAATAAAGGTTGACAGGGCATTAATTTAATTGCATTAGCATTATGGCATGGCAGATGTTTCCTGTAGTCAAAGCTTAAGACAGTCCAATGAAGCGGTGACTTTTAGCTGGGTGTATTCAACAGAAACATAATCCATCATATCTTAATAGGCGTGTTGAGCTCAGTCTATTCTTGCAAATGAGATGATTTTATACAATATCAACCACCTTTCAAATGAATGTCGTACAGAGGCAGGTTCAATCCCATCTCCTCAGTGAGAACATCTGTCTCTGCCTTACTGAGGCACTTAGCTCCCCTTTAGGTTCCCAGATGAATGAGGGCCTTTTGGAAtacagttcacattctgcattgtAGGAAGTCCCCCCCCCAAATCAAAAAAGTGTCAGTGTTCTTGACCAAGGTACTGCACTTCATGTAAATGAAGTCAAATTTAGATTATTTTTCCTATATTAGAATATTACCAGAATGCTTCAATATATTTTACAGCATTTTGTGCAGAATGATTCAGTTACATCAAATTATGACACTTGAGTACACACTTGCCTAGAGTAAATGTTAAAGTAACAGGCTGGTCTATAACCCTGAGGAACATCTACCTTTTCCATGTGAAGTCCATTTCTCATTAGCTCAGACAGTGAGACCAAACACAGTTAAGATGTCTAAATACATGTGTTTATTGCgtaacaaaattaaaaacattacTCTGCAGTTTTCTTCCCTCGTTTTCCAGGTGCTTTAGAAGCAGGAGCATCACAGTCAGCTTTAGCGGCCTTTTCCTTTGTCACCTTGGTGGCCTTTGCCTTGGGTTTGGCTGCATTAGATGCTCCCTCACCTTCCTTAGGCACAGCTTTTTTAGCTTTTGGCTTCTTTGCTGGGGCAACCTTTGAAGAAGAGGCTTCCTCAGCTTTCTTTGCCTTTTTGGAAGGCTTTGGGtcctaaaaaaaataaagggGATATTTAGGTCCAAAAACTTACATTTGTTGTGAGTAATGTCCCATATGACTACATTACCTTTGACTTGTCCTCTTTGCTTGCAGCATCTTTCTTGTTGTCCCCTAAAGttccataaaataaacacaaatttaaaaaaaaacaaaacaacaacacactctTCCACTGGTTGTAGCAGTGAATCATCAGGTTAGGCTTACCAGTCTTTTTCAGCTTCTTGGCTCCATCCTTGGCTACTTTTGAGGCTTTTTGTACATTGGGATCCACATTCTCAGATTTTGGCTTGGCTTTCTTGATTTTTGATGCAAGCTTAAGACAGATTAAAATAAAAACCAGTTAAAAAACACACGGGCCTATTGTAATGAGTCTAATACACTCGTCTTCTTACTCTAAATTTCCCCATGACGCCTGTGGTCACTGTGGATCCGGGAGGCCTCACATACGAGCCGTTCTCCAGCCCTTTGGTTAGCTCTTTGCGGACAAAATGCTTCAACCTGACTGGATCCATCAGCCATTTCTgtttaatatagttttgtatCGCCTGGTTTGACACTCCTTTTCGTGAGTCCAACACTTTAAGTGCTTCCATCACCATGTTTCTCACAGAGGGATGATCTGCAATTTTACGCAGCTTTGCAGCATCTGCAGGGCAAACATGCACACATTTATAATCATAACACTGATCTGATCTCATTATACTTTTGGAGTGATGTCTATTATATTCATTTCAATCAGGCGGTCATTCTCATTGTAGTATTCTGATTTAAAACCATTTACACACtaacctgtttttgttttttctttctgttcaGGTGAGGCCTCAGCAGGGGAAGGATCAGCTGaggctgctgctactgctgctgcctTTTTAGGAGGCATTTTTGAAAACAGATATAAGACACATAAAACAGCCTCTGACAAGTCTAAAAGTACATTCCTGCCAGCTTTAATTCAGTGCAAATGGGCCTGAGTTTCACCTTTATGCAGCTGCTTGTGGTGAAAACACCCAGGTGAATCCCATCCCACCAGGTGCAGTCTATTAGTGTGTAAATAGGAAACACCAAGGGCTGCTGGGAAAAAGGCTCCATTTCTAAAGCAAGGTAGAGTTTTGTTGGATTTGACTGTGAGCTCCTACTTTATAGAAGGCCAATCAGATGGTGAAGTGGTCATACTCTATTTGTGGAATTGAcatctgttcagttgtgttgtgtgGGCGAACATAACTATGAATATAAACAGCCTAATATGTAATTAAGTCTTTGAATGggtaaatataaaacatacaaggtgcttttgttgtacatatgtggTTTCATTTATTCTGATAAACACTGATATGTAAATAGAAAATGACGGTTTGATAGTATGAGACACTCAAAACTGCGGTAGAGTTGATCCAAATATAAAGCACCTATTGGGTCTTTTTAATGATGTGAACTGTGTGTGATTCACTTCTCATGTCTTTCTGTGGTTTTATTGCAAAGTCTATACATAATAACATGACCAAAAACTAACAAATGACCTGCAGTTTGTGTAGACAGAGAAAGTATTTGAAGCACCTCAGGACATTTACATTATTGTGCTTTTATCATGGCTGGACATGTGCTGATACTCATCCTCACATGTGAGTTTAATCTCttatttgttttcttgtttttctctcaATACAGATCCATTTTATTTTCAGCATCATGTCATGATGTGAACACGTAACTGTGTGGACACAAACTCAAACTGAGTCTATGAATTATAAAACATCTTTATAATGGttttcaacaaaacaacattGTTGTTGAGCTTTactcaaataaaataatgtacatGGCTGTTATATTAGACTGAATGATTTTAGCAAACTGTGTGGgcattttttgtatttctttaatttttttcatacatttttttttcccaacagaTTTAGGTGTTGAAGTGAAAGGACAAGGTATGTAAGTTTGATGTACTGTTTTAATTGGGAtgactgtggctcaggaggtggaGCGGGTCGCCCAATAACAgagtggttcgaatcccgctctgtcccactTCAACCTAGTCATGTGCATTTGTGTCCTCGGGCAacacacttcacccaccttgcctccactgtcactcacactggtgtatgaatgtgtatgaatgtttggtgatggTTGGCGTCTGTTTGGCatgaactggcagccacgcttccatcagctgTGGTTACagatgtagttcaccaccaccagtgcgtgagtgaatgaataatggatcaataatgtaaagcgctttggctGCCTTggaaagcgctatagaaatccaatctattattatcCTCCTCCTAAACTGTTGGTTGATCCTCCAGTGATCACAGAGAACAGTTATACAGTTACACTAAAGTGTCAGACTCCatcatctgtgtctgtatctgagtGTTTCTATTATTATTGGAGGAAAACCTGCCAAAGGTTTTTCATGTCTGAAGAAACTGACAGGAACTGAGCTGTTGTCAGTTGTGAAACGCAGTTCACCAACTGAgattaatgtaaaatgtttttacctTAACACAGCTGCATCGTTACACAGTGACTCATTCTCCATCACTGTTCAACGTAAGTATCAGCAAGAGGAACAGGCTGAGTTTTAATATGAATATGAACCTCTATACTGTATAACTGTGTACTCTAAATTAAGTATCACTTTAAAAAAGTCAATGCAGGGCAAGTATTTGACAcaatctttttttcattttccgctCTTTTTCCACTTGCACTGATCATTGATCCTCCAGTGATCACAGAGACAGACTCAGTTACATTAAACTTTTACAAACATCCCGTATTCCATGAAAGTCagttctcttgatatgtgtcactcagttgaaagacgtttattctaccTTTCTCACtggcatttccaataattgcgcatctttcaatgagatgtgcagtgacctgtcaatcaactggggtggcactggcacctggggtgtccaatcaggttgcagagatggccagcgctagttagcaatattttccttcaaGGAAATCAATACAAATGTGATAAAAAAACCCCAGCTCTCATCATTGTAACAAAAGCCACCACTGGCTGgtaatcatctatctatctatctatctatctatctatctatctatctatctatctatctatctatctatctatctatctatctatctatctatctatctatctatctatctatctatctatctatctatctatctatctatctatctatctatctatctatcagatctgtctgtctgtctgtctgtctgtctgtctgtctgtctgtctgtctgtctgtctgtccgtccgtccgtccgtccgtccgtccgtccgtccgtccagacAAACAATAAGCAAGAAGAAAGGGGAAGGTGATGAACAGTCTTTAGTTTTGTGTGTGAAACACTCATCACTACACTACAGTTGATCTAAATACAAAGTACTTATTGGGTCTTGTCAGTGGTGTCACTTGTGTGGGAGTCATTTTTCAGCTCTGTCTGTGGTTTTCCTGAGTGAATCGGAGAGTGAAAAGTGATCTGTAGTTTGTGTACTCAGAAAAACCAGTTTAGCTTTTAAAGGACTTcaggacatttacatttttatgcttttatcaTGGCTGGACATCTGCTGATACTCATCCTCACATGTGAGTTTAATCTCTTATTTGATTTTCACTTTCAAAACAGATCCATTTGATCAAACTCAAATTGTGTCTCTATGAAGCATAAAACATCTCTGACTGTTTTCAGCAAAAACGGAACATAGTTGTATAACTTTACTAAAGTCAAATAATGTATATGGCTGTTATATTAGAATGAATGATTTTTGCAAACTGtgtgaaaaaaaagtacatttttgtatttctttgatttttttccccaacagaTTTAGCTTTTGAAGTAAAAGGACAAGGTATGTAAGTTCTTGACTTGACTTTACAAAGTCTGATGTACTGCTATAATTGTATTATTGTAGtctattaatattattttgttttaatatttctttGCAGTTCTATAGTCTGATAGTACAATAACCTCCATTGATCACATTTAAATCACATTTTCTATTCATTAAGTGATCATACAGGTATTAAATCTATGTATTTTAATCTTTCAGTTCTTCGTGCACCTAAACTGTTGGTTGATCCTCCAGTGATCACAGAGAAAGCCACAGTTACATTAAACTGTCAGACTCCATCACCTGTATCTGAGTGTTTCTACATTATTGGAGGAAAACCTGCTAAACAGTTTTCATGTCTGAAGAAACTGACAGGAACTGAGCTGTTGTCAATTGTGGAACAAAGTCCACCAACTGAGATTAAAGTAAAATGTTTTTACCTTCAAACATCTGCATCGCCACACAGTGACTCATTCTCCATCACCATTCAACGTAAGTATCAGCAAAAGCAACAAGTTGAGTTTTAATATGGATATGAACCTCTGTACTCTATAACTGTGTACTCTAAATTAACTATTACTTAAAAAAGTAAATACAGTGCAAGTATTTGACACaaccttttttcattttcagctcTTTTTCCACCTACACTGATCATTGATCCTCCAGTGATCGCAGAGACAGACTCAGTTACATTAAACTGTCAGACTCCTTCATCTGTGTCTGTATCCAGGTGTTATTTCTACACATTAAGTGGAAGAATTTTAGGAGACTCATCATGTGTACAGACACTGAAAGGGGCTGAACTGATGGTGAATAAACATCTTCCTGCTGAAGTTAAACTAAaatgttattacactgtaaacCACGGGGAGGCTGATTCTCCGTCTCCTCACAGTGCCTTTACATCTGTCACTGTACAAAGTAAGTGTTCTAATGTTTCTTTTATCTTTGAAGGTATTCTTCTGTCAGTGACTGTACTAGTTTGTTCCAACAGCTTATTCATTGTCATTTATACTAAACTGCTTATATTTTTTAGGTCAAAAACCACACATAACTGTTCATCGTGATGAAAgttttgtcattgtgtgttcactACCTGGATCTGTGAAGGATGACACACGATGTAACCTGTACTTTGGAGAATCAACTCGTCCCCAAATAACAGCAACTACCTGGGGAAGAAAGACCTCAAACAAACAGAGGATCTGCCAGTTTTTTATCCCAGTGAATGAATTGTTGAGATACCTTGATGTAGTCCAGAAGAAAGATGTGAGCTGTGATTACAGTTTGTCAGACAGCTCTGTGTCTCCTCGTAGTGATGGATTCAGTTTGACTGGTAAGTCACCATTCAGACGCTGCAGAGACTGAACTGTATGTGATTCTATTTCTAAAACGAGCTGCAGGTAAATATATGAAATGGAAAACTATCAAATACTGTATCTACAAAAATGTACTTATGTCaattaaaatggttaaaaacatAATCAAAATGGCATTTTATGGCCACACTGTATCTGTGattaatacaaatacagttatttaGACGTCTAACTGTGAACTGTTTCAGTTTAGAGTCactttttttggtgaattgagtGAAATTTACAGCATATACTGTATAACAAAAAGTCAAATtcaaagaaaagataagacaaataatataaatagcatTTCATTTTTATGCAAGATATTTCAATCCATTCTAAATTGACAGACACCGAtcagtgtttcctttttttaattgttaGATATTGTCAACACAGAGTCCAACAAGAAACCAGGTCTCACAATGACACCAGGTAGGATCCACTCTACATGTCCACTGTTTTCTGACCTGGTACTTTTGATCCTGTAACTCCTGTCCATGAGATGCTCTGATTATTTATTAACCATGTGACAATAGCACTTCTAGAGAAGAAATGTATATGATAAAAATTGActttacttctgttttttgtcCTTGAGAACTAGTGACTGATTTCACAAACATACCGACCTCTGATGCATCTCCTCTAAACCCAACATCAGAATACAACACTACAGGTAAGATTCTGAACAAGAGCAGATGCAATaaaatgttatatatgttataaatGTTTGTGACTATTTATTAGATCAGTCACCTCAGCCTACTACACCGGCtcatgcatttgtttgtgtccttTTAGAAATAATGACTGATCCCACCATCAGTCTGACCTCTGCTGCTCCTCCatatccaacatcagaacacaaACCTACAGGTGAGATTCACAACAACAGCATCAAATACTCAGCCTCAACCTACTTCACATGCTCAGTTGAGAAATGAGAACAGAATACTTCACACATGATGCTTCTTATTAACATTTAaaattttgttctatttttcattgttttaaacatGTTCACCAAAAACTGGCATCATGTATTTGATATATcatatattattgtatattactATAATATCACGGGATAGATGCCATAAATTGACAGAAAATCTTTTTACTTTCTGGAAAAAGTGAGACTGACTTTATTTTTCTAAAAACAGAAACATGGATGTGGAATTTGCTGGTAGTTGTAGGTGTTTGTGAGGGATCTGTGGGCGTCGTCTTGCTGGGATTGATGGCTCTGTTCGCTCAGAAATGTATTGGTGAGAACCAGATATTTCTAATCATATATTACATCACATGctactttttgtttttattgataacACAAATGTTGGAATCCTTTAACTGCTGTTTTCAGTGTAGAAATAATAGGGATATGCAAAACTATGTGATCAGCTAATTACTCAGTCAAAACAGTAGAGTTGAATTTATATTTGTGATGGTTGATACAGacaatttatgttttatttcatagagaTGTAAAACTAATGCCTCTGGTACTATTAGTGCCAGAGTACTGCATACGGTACTGTGCAGAAGTCCTGGCCATTGTTATTTTTACATGGTTGTACTAAGCATAATGTCtctcagtctctttattaaaATACTACAAAAAATAGAGGGGAATATTGTGGCCAGCATCACaaactcaccaaaaaaaaaacaaaaaaaaaacaaactacatggCTTCTACAGAAAacagtcactatttaatgtgtcTTTGGTTCCCATGACAAACAGTATCTCAAACAATATGAAACATTGGATGTGTTTTTCAGCATATATTATAACATATTTACAACTTATACAGTGATAAGTTCAAAAGACTTTCCATAAGCCTCATGTGAaaaaatttttcagataggatgtacggttatggagTTATcgcagtttgtttgagaggtggtttgtCACTGAATTTAACAGACGCACATCTGCTCCATAAGGGGCCATGTTACAAACGTACAGGCACAGATGAGAACAGAATGCTAAAAGCTGATTGGCTGATTGAAGGTATGTGACATTTTGTATACAGAGTACAGCGTACACACAGTAGAGttattcaaaataaaagcctcattaaagaAGCTAAATAATGAGTAGTAATAACTTTTCTTGATTTTTATGACCAaccactcaactgtttgtacaattttaattaattaaatatgatgctttctcacagacacgcacacagacacagtagggtttttcaaaataaaagcctcattaaaaggtgatagtggtttcagcagaggggttctgatgttctgtagggatgaaaggaggatggaCATGAAAGGGTGGGGGCTGGAGCTGGGACACAGAGGTTTGAGAAGAGCTGAGGTGTCGATGGTGACGGGAGGTGGAACGAACTGCACGAGGTCCCACCTAATGCTGTTTGTAGCTTTAattattttggtttttgttaTTAACCAAGACTAATGAACTTAAATTGATTTAATTATTTGACTTCAATAAGTAAATAACTGGCCATCTCTATTAATAATAAATCAGAAATCCCAAAAGTTCTTTTGCACATGATGGTGTTTTTATCTTAGTGATAATGATGTGATTGAACAGTTATTTAATTAAAAGTTCCCAGTGGGATGGTAGTCTTTTGTgttcactgcattttttttcttgtatttttttttttagagaattgTGGACCCCTGAGGTGacaatttcctttcctttcctttcctttcctttcctttcctttcctttcctttcctttcctttcctttcctttcctttcctttcctttcctttcctttcctttcctttcctttcctttcctttcctttcaatATCCTGTTATTATAATACACTGATGGAAACACATCTCCCCTTGTTTCTACACAATTTGACTTGAATCAATGTAACAGACTCAAGAATTACATTATATAGATGTTGGACAAGACTAATATGCTTTATCCTTTCTATATTTGCAAATTCCTCATCTTCTGTTTAAATGAATgtcccttttctttctttctttctttctttctttctttctttctttctttctttctttctttctttctttcttttttaacattTAGGTCAAGGAGCAGCATCGCTGATGAATGCAAATGTACGTAATGCTTCAACAACATGTCTATATAACATTACTGATTTTAATacagtttatttagtttaatgtTATATATTGTGTCTCTTGATTTTGCTGTTTCAGATGACTGTGGATATGTGCCAGGTGACAACTTTGGAATGGTAATATAATCTCCTCTACATCCATCCTATTAAAAGATTTAAAATTCCTTGCTTTGTTAAAAATCATGCCTTagaataatataatatacagtCATTATGTTTCACTAATTTCTATATTAATCAGAGTATTTTTCCCCTCTGTTTGACACAATTTGCAGGCTGATTATGATGAAATTTACAGTGTTGTCACCTATGAATCAAAGATTACTGGTAAggtgatttttttcatttcagtctaAACACATCTAGTGGCTGCTATTTCTTAGTATGCATACAATATAAAATAGTTTAACCAGCAGTGGGAGCTCAATAGTTAGATTTATCTAAAAAATATGTGTGTAATAATGTAATGTTTGTTCATCAATGCATATTTCAGTGACTGATGGACAGCGGAcatcaaatatatatattatcaTAAAATTTATTTGGTAAACTGTATATTGTAAACTGGATCTCAAAAAATTGGCATATAAGATGTAATGATTTTAATGAAAACaccatgcagaaaaaaaaaccctgttaatatCTGGTTCACTATTTTTTTAGGATAACAAATACAATCAGAATCACACCAGAGGAGGGAGCTCATCAGTCCAGACCCACCGTGTGCAGGACTGAGACGTCAAATCCAATCACtgtgtcttgtttttattttgcaaagaagAAAACAGTTTGTACATGTTGTCATTTATATGTAAATTAATAGATGTTAATCATtagaaaacacatttatataattgtaaattgtatttacttcattGGATTTGTAATAGATGTAAATAAGAAGACATCAAATGACAACATgactaagaaaaataaaaactgtgcGTAATTATagcaagaaattaaaataaatatataaagtatTTTTGTCTTATTAGTTTAAATGCAAGTTAGATTAAATGATAAGATGATCTGAGTGCTGCTCCATAGGAAGAGCCTGTAGGTGCAGTTTCTTAAAACTCCGTTTTGTGTCCAGTTCTTGAGTTAGAGTCATTGACGCGAGACTTCTTTGAAAGTTTGAAGTATTTACTGAAGAAATGATTCACATTGcaacaaaaatattgcaaaaaataaagaaTCTTTCATCCATTACAGGAGATCAGTAAAGCCTTGTAGTCACAGTCAAAGACTGTTGCGCTCTGACCCCCCTACTGGCTGATGCAGCTTACTGCTTTAACAAGTAACACAATGCAGATATTCATATCAAGCATATTAAAGATTAATGCTACAAATTAGGTGACAGTTATTTCTTTGAACTTTCAACCTAAACATTGTACCTTATAAATTTAAACTATTTTACACTAATTTGCATTATGGCTCTAACAAGCCACTTAAAATTACTTGTAGAAGAGCTGTTTAACCatattattttcaggaaaattaaaattacatgttAATTTACTGTCTTATAATACTCATCCTGTCTCCTATAGTTCACATCAACATTTAGTCATGTTGTTTGTAAGTGAACTTTAACTTCTGCATGACTATGTTCACTTCCTGGTTTCAGGGTGATGGACTGATCAGTGTATACGTGGTTGTTAAAACTGTTGCTGAGCAGGTGATACaaggctgtgc encodes the following:
- the h1m gene encoding linker histone H1M, with the protein product MPPKKAAAVAAASADPSPAEASPEQKEKTKTDAAKLRKIADHPSVRNMVMEALKVLDSRKGVSNQAIQNYIKQKWLMDPVRLKHFVRKELTKGLENGSYVRPPGSTVTTGVMGKFRLASKIKKAKPKSENVDPNVQKASKVAKDGAKKLKKTGDNKKDAASKEDKSKDPKPSKKAKKAEEASSSKVAPAKKPKAKKAVPKEGEGASNAAKPKAKATKVTKEKAAKADCDAPASKAPGKRGKKTAE